A genomic region of Plasmodium vivax chromosome 1, whole genome shotgun sequence contains the following coding sequences:
- a CDS encoding 40S ribosomal protein S29, putative (encoded by transcript PVX_087825A) yields the protein MGCIQNVHPKKYGQGSRQCRVCSNRHAIIRKYNINICRQCFRERADIIGFKKVRTYLWE from the exons ATGGGTTGCATTCAGAACGTTCACCCGAAGAAGTACGGCCAGGGATCCAGGCAATG CCGCGTGTGCTCGAACAGACATGCCATAATCAGAAAGTACAACATCAACATATGCAGACAATGCTTCCGAGAAAGGGCCGACATTATTGGATTTAAGAAAGTACGTACATATCTTTGGGAGTGA